The following are encoded together in the Drosophila takahashii strain IR98-3 E-12201 chromosome X, DtakHiC1v2, whole genome shotgun sequence genome:
- the Tlk gene encoding serine/threonine-protein kinase tousled-like 1 isoform X5, whose amino-acid sequence MCVQKNMRRLKKMSAGAQLQMAPQTTSALSHHHPNQQQQLQPPQQQQAQPPPPQQQQHFANHHSAQQQSQQQQEQQNPQQAQQQQAQQQQILPQPHLQHLHKHPHQLQLHQQQQQLHQQQQHFHQQQQQSLQGLHQGSSNPDSNMSTGSSHSEKDVNDMLSGGGAAPGVAAAAAIQQQHPAFAPALGMQQPPPPPPQHSNNGGEMGYLTAGTTTTASVTAVGKPRTPAERKRKRKMPQTSADEAGSGGGSGGAGAAVVNNSSLKGKSLAFRDMPKVNMSLNLGDRLGGSAGSGGGAGGAGSGGSGAGSGSGSGGGKSARIMLPVSDNKKINDYFNKQQTGVGVGVPGGGGAGGNTAGLRGSHTGGGSKSPSSAQQQQQTTQQQQQQASGVATGGGAGGAAANQQVQVQTSSAYALYPPASPQTQTPQQQQQQQPGADFHYVNSSKAQQQQQQQQQRQQQQTSNQMVPPHVVVGLGGHPLSLASIQQQQQTPLSQQQQQQQQQQQQQQQQLGPPTTSTASVVSTHPHQLGSLGVVGMVGVGVGVGVNVGVGPPLPPPPPMAMPAAIITYSKATQTEVSLHELQEREAEHESGKVKLDEMTRLSDEQKCQIVGNQKTIDQHKSHIAKCIDVVKKLLKEKSSIEKKEARQKCMQNRLRLGQFVTQRVGATFQENWTDGYAFQELSRRQEEITAEREEIDRQKKQLMKKRPAESGRKRNNNSNQNNQQQQQQQQHQQQQQQQNSNSNDSSQLTGGVVTGPGSDRLGGAAGGVSVDSGLGGNNAGAIGGGAVGGGVGGGGVGSGGVGGVGGGGGRGLSRSNSTQANQAQLLHNGGGGSGGNVGNSGGVGDRLSDRGGGGGLGGNDSGSCSDSGTFLKPDPVSGAYTAQEYYEYDEILKLRQNALKKEDADLQLEMEKLERERNLHIRELKRILNEDQSRFNNHPVLNDRYLLLMLLGKGGFSEVHKAFDLKEQRYVACKVHQLNKDWKEDKKANYIKHALREYNIHKALDHPRVVKLYDVFEIDANSFCTVLEYCDGHDLDFYLKQHKTIPEREARSIIMQVVSALKYLNEIKPPVIHYDLKPGNILLTEGNVCGEIKITDFGLSKVMDDENYNPDHGMDLTSQGAGTYWYLPPECFVVGKNPPKISSKVDVWSVGVIFYQCLYGKKPFGHNQSQATILEENTILKATEVQFSNKPTVSNEAKSFIRGCLAYRKEDRMDVFALARHEYIQPPIPKHGRGSLNQQQQAQQQQQQQQQQQQQQSSTSQANSTGQTSFSAHMFGNMNQSSSS is encoded by the exons atgtgtgtgcagaaaaatatgcggcGCTTAAAAAAG ATGTCCGCCGGCGCACAGTTGCAGATGGCCCCGCAGACCACTTCGGCCCTAAGTCACCACCATCccaatcagcagcagcagctgcagccgccgcagcaacagcaggcacAGCCCCCGCctccgcaacagcagcagcactttGCCAACCATCACAGCGcccagcagcagtcgcagcaacagcaggagcAACAGAATCCCCAGCaggcgcaacagcagcaggcgcagcagcagcagatcctCCCGCAGCCGCATCTGCAGCACCTGCACAAGCATCCGCACCAGCTGCAActgcaccagcagcagcagcagctccaccagcagcagcaacacttccaccagcagcagcaacagtcgcTGCAGGGGCTGCACCAGGGCAGCAGCAATCCGGATTCGAATATGAGCACTGGCTCCTCGCACAGCGAGAAGGATGTCAACGATATGCTGAGTGGCGGCGGAGCAGCGCCCGGAGTAGCTGCCGCGGCAGCCATTCAACAGCAACATCCCGCCTTTGCGCCCGCCCTGGGAATGCAgcagccaccgccgccgccgccgcagcacTCCAATAACGGGGGCGAGATGGGCTACTTGACGGCGGGCACGACCACGACGGCCTCGGTGACGGCGGTGGGCAAGCCCAGGACGCCGGCGGAGCGGAAGCGGAAGAGGAAAATGCCGCAGACCAGTGCGGACGAGGCGGGGAGTGGCGGTGGGTCCGGCGGAGCTGGAGCAGCCGTGGTGAACAACAGCAGCCTGAAGGGCAAATCCCTGGCCTTTCGTGATATGCCCAAGGTGAACATGAGCCTGAATCTGGGCGATCGTCTGGGCGGTTCGGCCGGCAGTGGCGGCGGAGCCGGAGGCGCCGGCAGCGGAGGGAGTGGCGCCGGTTCCGGTTCCGGCAGTGGCGGCGGCAAGAGTGCCCGCATCATGCTGCCCGTCAGCGACAACAAGAAGATCAACGACTACTTCAACAAGCAGCAAACGGGCGTGGGCGTCGGTGTGCCAGGTGGAGGTGGTGCGGGAGGCAATACCGCCGGTCTCCGAGGATCCCACACGGGTGGCGGCAGCAAGTCGCCCTCAtccgcccagcagcagcagcagacgacccaacagcagcagcagcaggcgagCGGAGTGGCGACGGGCGGTGGGGCAGGAGGAGCCGCCGCCAACCAGCAGGTGCAGGTGCAGACGAGCAGCGCCTACGCCCTGTATCCACCAGCTAGTCCCCAAACGCAGACgccgcagcaacagcagcagcagcagccgggaGCCGACTTCCACTACGTCAACTCCAGCaaggcgcagcagcagcagcaacagcagcagcagcgccagcagcaacagactTCCAATCAAATGGTTCCTCCACACGTGGTCGTCGGCCTGGGTGGTCATCCCCTGAGCCTCGCGTccatccagcagcagcagcagacgcCCCtctcccagcagcagcagcagcagcagcaacaacagcagcagcaacagcagcaactggGACCGCCGACCACATCGACGGCCTCTGTCGTGTCCACGCATCCGCACCAGCTCGGCTCCCTGGGAGTTGTGGGCATGGTCGGTGTGGGCGTCGGCGTTGGGGTAAATGTGGGCGTGGGACCGCCACTGCCTCCGCCACCGCCGATGGCGATGCCGGCGGCCATTATCACATACAGCAAGGCCACCCAAACGGAGGTCTCGCTGCACGAGCTGCAGGAACGCGAGGCGGAGCACGAGTCGGGCAAGGTGAAGCTGGACGAGATGACGCGGCTGTCCGACGAGCAAAAGTGCCAGATTGTCGGCAACCAGAAGACGATCGACCAGCACAAGTCGCACATTGCCAAGTGCATTGATGTGGTCAAGAAGCTGCTGAAGGAAAAGAGCAGCATCGAGAAGAAGGAGGCGCGACAGAAGTGCATGCAGAACCGCCTGAGACTCGGCCAGTTTGTGACCCAGCGAGTGGGCGCCACATTCCAG GAGAACTGGACGGACGGCTATGCGTTCCAGGAGCTGAGTCGGCGGCAGGAGGAGATAACCGCCGAGCGCGAGGAGATCGACCGGCAGAAGAAGCAGCTGATGAAGAAGCGTCCGGCGGAGTCCGGACGCAagcgcaacaacaacagcaaccagaacaaccagcagcagcagcagcaacagcagcaccaacagcagcagcagcagcagaattcCAACTCGAACGATTCCTCGCAGCTGACGGGCGGCGTTGTCACCGGACCGGGCAGCGATCGCCTGGGCGGCGCGGCAGGCGGCGTTAGCGTCGACAGCGGATTGGGTGGCAACAATGCGGGCGCAATCGGTGGCGGAGCTGTGGGCGGTGGCGTTGGAGGCGGCGGCGTCGGAAGCGGCGGCGTTGGCGGtgtcggcggcggcggaggacgTGGTCTATCGCGCAGCAACTCGACGCAGGCCAATCAGGCTCAACTGCTGCACAATGGCGGCGGCGGATCGGGGGGCAATGTGGGCAACTCGGGCGGCGTCGGCGATCGACTGTCGGatcgaggaggaggcggcggcctCGGGGGCAACGACAGCGGCAGCTGCTCGGACTCGGGCACGTTCCTCAAGCCGGATCCCGTTTCGGGGGCATATACCGCGCAGGAGTACTACGAGTACGATGAGATCCTCAAGCTGCGCCAGAATGCCCTCAAGAAGGAGGACGCCGACCTGCAGCTGGAGATGGAGAAGCTGGAGCGGGAGCGCAATCTGCACATCCGAGAGCTCAAGCGGATACTCAACGAGGATCAG TCCCGCTTCAACAACCATCCCGTGCTGAATGATCGCTACcttctgctgatgctgctgggCAAGGGCGGCTTCTCAGAGGTCCACAAGGCCTTCGACCTCAAGGAGCAACGCTATGTCGCATGTAAGGTGCACCAATTAAACAAGGATTGGAAGGAGGATAAGAAAGCTAATTATATCAA ACACGCTTTGCGGGAATACAACATCCACAAGGCGCTGGATCATCCGCGGGTCGTCAAGCTCTACGACGTCTTCGAGATCGATGCGAATTCCTTTTGCACAGTGCTCGAATACTGTGATGGCCACGATCTGGACTTCTATTTGAAGCAACATAAGACTATACCCGAGCGTGAAGCGCGCTCGATAATAATGCAG GTTGTATCTGCACTCAAGTATCTAAATGAGATTAAGCCTCCAGTTATCCACTACGATCTGAAGCCCGGCAACATTCTGCTCACCGAGGGCAATGTCTGCGGCGAGATCAAGATCACCGACTTTGGTCTGTCGAAGGTGATGGACGACGAGAACTACAATCCCGATCACGGCATGGATCTGACCTCCCAGGGAGCCGGCACTTATTG GTATCTGCCACCCGAGTGCTTTGTGGTGGGCAAAAATCCGCCCAAGATCTCCTCCAAGGTGGACGTGTGGAGTGTGGGCGTGATCTTTTACCAGTGTCTGTACGGCAAGAAGCCCTTCGGTCATAACCAATCGCAGGCCACGATTCTCGAGGAGAACACGATCCTGAAGGCCACCGAAGTGCAGTTCTCCAACAAGCCAACCGTTTCCAATGAGGCAAAG AGCTTCATTCGGGGCTGCTTGGCATATCGCAAGGAGGATCGCATGGATGTGTTCGCGCTGGCCAGGCACGAGTACATCCAGCCGCCGATACCGAAGCACGGCCGAGGCTCGCtcaaccagcagcagcaggcgcagcaacagcagcagcaacaacagcagcagcagcagcaacagtcgtCGACGTCGCAGGCCAATTCCACCGGCCAGACTTCGTTCTCTGCCCACATGTTTGGCAATATGAATCAGTCGAGTTCGTCCTAG
- the Tlk gene encoding uncharacterized protein Tlk isoform X1 — protein MSCTPSPLCAAFALAMHQQQQQQQLEIQEIQQQRQHLQIQQIHIQQQQIRRIEELNLNPQNHQQHIQKISHLLPQHNQHQIQNSHGLLQVQQIPETHKLHIIQQTQPPQQQCYQIQQVPIQQRQIFDFQQINEIPHMQTIQITLQSQQKIPETQPIQQQQPEQLHQSQRLPKIPEIPQIPEILQIQQFQVAQQQQKQTKKRGAKSTATTTITSHNSNSNSNNSSSNSNNYYNINNNNSSNSGGHIMLASASASAAARKRSRSASNGSKSSKAVSGRKLTKSMSAGAQLQMAPQTTSALSHHHPNQQQQLQPPQQQQAQPPPPQQQQHFANHHSAQQQSQQQQEQQNPQQAQQQQAQQQQILPQPHLQHLHKHPHQLQLHQQQQQLHQQQQHFHQQQQQSLQGLHQGSSNPDSNMSTGSSHSEKDVNDMLSGGGAAPGVAAAAAIQQQHPAFAPALGMQQPPPPPPQHSNNGGEMGYLTAGTTTTASVTAVGKPRTPAERKRKRKMPQTSADEAGSGGGSGGAGAAVVNNSSLKGKSLAFRDMPKVNMSLNLGDRLGGSAGSGGGAGGAGSGGSGAGSGSGSGGGKSARIMLPVSDNKKINDYFNKQQTGVGVGVPGGGGAGGNTAGLRGSHTGGGSKSPSSAQQQQQTTQQQQQQASGVATGGGAGGAAANQQVQVQTSSAYALYPPASPQTQTPQQQQQQQPGADFHYVNSSKAQQQQQQQQQRQQQQTSNQMVPPHVVVGLGGHPLSLASIQQQQQTPLSQQQQQQQQQQQQQQQQLGPPTTSTASVVSTHPHQLGSLGVVGMVGVGVGVGVNVGVGPPLPPPPPMAMPAAIITYSKATQTEVSLHELQEREAEHESGKVKLDEMTRLSDEQKCQIVGNQKTIDQHKSHIAKCIDVVKKLLKEKSSIEKKEARQKCMQNRLRLGQFVTQRVGATFQENWTDGYAFQELSRRQEEITAEREEIDRQKKQLMKKRPAESGRKRNNNSNQNNQQQQQQQQHQQQQQQQNSNSNDSSQLTGGVVTGPGSDRLGGAAGGVSVDSGLGGNNAGAIGGGAVGGGVGGGGVGSGGVGGVGGGGGRGLSRSNSTQANQAQLLHNGGGGSGGNVGNSGGVGDRLSDRGGGGGLGGNDSGSCSDSGTFLKPDPVSGAYTAQEYYEYDEILKLRQNALKKEDADLQLEMEKLERERNLHIRELKRILNEDQSRFNNHPVLNDRYLLLMLLGKGGFSEVHKAFDLKEQRYVACKVHQLNKDWKEDKKANYIKHALREYNIHKALDHPRVVKLYDVFEIDANSFCTVLEYCDGHDLDFYLKQHKTIPEREARSIIMQVVSALKYLNEIKPPVIHYDLKPGNILLTEGNVCGEIKITDFGLSKVMDDENYNPDHGMDLTSQGAGTYWYLPPECFVVGKNPPKISSKVDVWSVGVIFYQCLYGKKPFGHNQSQATILEENTILKATEVQFSNKPTVSNEAKSFIRGCLAYRKEDRMDVFALARHEYIQPPIPKHGRGSLNQQQQAQQQQQQQQQQQQQQSSTSQANSTGQTSFSAHMFGNMNQSSSS, from the exons ATGTCTTGCACGCCGTCTCCTCTTTGTGCTGCATTCGCTTTAGCAATGcaccaacaacagcagcaacaacaactggaAATACAAGAAATACAACAGCAAAGGCAACATTTGCAAATACAGCAAATACAcatacagcaacaacaaattagAAGGATCGAGGAGCTAAACCTAAACCCCCAAAACCATCAGCAgcacatacaaaaaatttcgcATTTACTACCCCAACATAACCAACATCAAATTCAAAATAGCCATGGCTTACTACAAGTTCAGCAAATACCAGAAACACACAAGTTACATATAATACAACAAACACaaccaccacaacaacaatgtTATCAAATACAACAAGTACCGATTCAACAACggcaaatatttgattttcagCAAATCAATGAAATACCGCATATGCAAACCATACAAATAACTTTGCAAAGTCAGCAAAAAATACCGGAAACACAGCcgatacaacaacaacagccagaGCAGCTTCATCAAAGTCAACGCTTGCCGAAAATACCAGaaataccgcaaataccagaaatACTCCAAATACAGCAATTTCAAGTagcgcaacagcaacaaaagcaaacgAAAAAGCGAGGTGCAAAAtcaacggcaacaacaacaataacatcGCATAACagcaatagcaatagcaacaatagcagcagcaatagcaacaacTACTATAAcattaacaacaacaatagcagcAACAGCGGCGGCCACATAATGTTAGCCTCTGCCAGCGCCTCTGCTGCCGCGCGAAAACGCAGTCGCAGCGCGAGTAacggcagcaaaagcagcaaagCCGTCAGTGGCCGCAAATTAACCAAAAGC ATGTCCGCCGGCGCACAGTTGCAGATGGCCCCGCAGACCACTTCGGCCCTAAGTCACCACCATCccaatcagcagcagcagctgcagccgccgcagcaacagcaggcacAGCCCCCGCctccgcaacagcagcagcactttGCCAACCATCACAGCGcccagcagcagtcgcagcaacagcaggagcAACAGAATCCCCAGCaggcgcaacagcagcaggcgcagcagcagcagatcctCCCGCAGCCGCATCTGCAGCACCTGCACAAGCATCCGCACCAGCTGCAActgcaccagcagcagcagcagctccaccagcagcagcaacacttccaccagcagcagcaacagtcgcTGCAGGGGCTGCACCAGGGCAGCAGCAATCCGGATTCGAATATGAGCACTGGCTCCTCGCACAGCGAGAAGGATGTCAACGATATGCTGAGTGGCGGCGGAGCAGCGCCCGGAGTAGCTGCCGCGGCAGCCATTCAACAGCAACATCCCGCCTTTGCGCCCGCCCTGGGAATGCAgcagccaccgccgccgccgccgcagcacTCCAATAACGGGGGCGAGATGGGCTACTTGACGGCGGGCACGACCACGACGGCCTCGGTGACGGCGGTGGGCAAGCCCAGGACGCCGGCGGAGCGGAAGCGGAAGAGGAAAATGCCGCAGACCAGTGCGGACGAGGCGGGGAGTGGCGGTGGGTCCGGCGGAGCTGGAGCAGCCGTGGTGAACAACAGCAGCCTGAAGGGCAAATCCCTGGCCTTTCGTGATATGCCCAAGGTGAACATGAGCCTGAATCTGGGCGATCGTCTGGGCGGTTCGGCCGGCAGTGGCGGCGGAGCCGGAGGCGCCGGCAGCGGAGGGAGTGGCGCCGGTTCCGGTTCCGGCAGTGGCGGCGGCAAGAGTGCCCGCATCATGCTGCCCGTCAGCGACAACAAGAAGATCAACGACTACTTCAACAAGCAGCAAACGGGCGTGGGCGTCGGTGTGCCAGGTGGAGGTGGTGCGGGAGGCAATACCGCCGGTCTCCGAGGATCCCACACGGGTGGCGGCAGCAAGTCGCCCTCAtccgcccagcagcagcagcagacgacccaacagcagcagcagcaggcgagCGGAGTGGCGACGGGCGGTGGGGCAGGAGGAGCCGCCGCCAACCAGCAGGTGCAGGTGCAGACGAGCAGCGCCTACGCCCTGTATCCACCAGCTAGTCCCCAAACGCAGACgccgcagcaacagcagcagcagcagccgggaGCCGACTTCCACTACGTCAACTCCAGCaaggcgcagcagcagcagcaacagcagcagcagcgccagcagcaacagactTCCAATCAAATGGTTCCTCCACACGTGGTCGTCGGCCTGGGTGGTCATCCCCTGAGCCTCGCGTccatccagcagcagcagcagacgcCCCtctcccagcagcagcagcagcagcagcaacaacagcagcagcaacagcagcaactggGACCGCCGACCACATCGACGGCCTCTGTCGTGTCCACGCATCCGCACCAGCTCGGCTCCCTGGGAGTTGTGGGCATGGTCGGTGTGGGCGTCGGCGTTGGGGTAAATGTGGGCGTGGGACCGCCACTGCCTCCGCCACCGCCGATGGCGATGCCGGCGGCCATTATCACATACAGCAAGGCCACCCAAACGGAGGTCTCGCTGCACGAGCTGCAGGAACGCGAGGCGGAGCACGAGTCGGGCAAGGTGAAGCTGGACGAGATGACGCGGCTGTCCGACGAGCAAAAGTGCCAGATTGTCGGCAACCAGAAGACGATCGACCAGCACAAGTCGCACATTGCCAAGTGCATTGATGTGGTCAAGAAGCTGCTGAAGGAAAAGAGCAGCATCGAGAAGAAGGAGGCGCGACAGAAGTGCATGCAGAACCGCCTGAGACTCGGCCAGTTTGTGACCCAGCGAGTGGGCGCCACATTCCAG GAGAACTGGACGGACGGCTATGCGTTCCAGGAGCTGAGTCGGCGGCAGGAGGAGATAACCGCCGAGCGCGAGGAGATCGACCGGCAGAAGAAGCAGCTGATGAAGAAGCGTCCGGCGGAGTCCGGACGCAagcgcaacaacaacagcaaccagaacaaccagcagcagcagcagcaacagcagcaccaacagcagcagcagcagcagaattcCAACTCGAACGATTCCTCGCAGCTGACGGGCGGCGTTGTCACCGGACCGGGCAGCGATCGCCTGGGCGGCGCGGCAGGCGGCGTTAGCGTCGACAGCGGATTGGGTGGCAACAATGCGGGCGCAATCGGTGGCGGAGCTGTGGGCGGTGGCGTTGGAGGCGGCGGCGTCGGAAGCGGCGGCGTTGGCGGtgtcggcggcggcggaggacgTGGTCTATCGCGCAGCAACTCGACGCAGGCCAATCAGGCTCAACTGCTGCACAATGGCGGCGGCGGATCGGGGGGCAATGTGGGCAACTCGGGCGGCGTCGGCGATCGACTGTCGGatcgaggaggaggcggcggcctCGGGGGCAACGACAGCGGCAGCTGCTCGGACTCGGGCACGTTCCTCAAGCCGGATCCCGTTTCGGGGGCATATACCGCGCAGGAGTACTACGAGTACGATGAGATCCTCAAGCTGCGCCAGAATGCCCTCAAGAAGGAGGACGCCGACCTGCAGCTGGAGATGGAGAAGCTGGAGCGGGAGCGCAATCTGCACATCCGAGAGCTCAAGCGGATACTCAACGAGGATCAG TCCCGCTTCAACAACCATCCCGTGCTGAATGATCGCTACcttctgctgatgctgctgggCAAGGGCGGCTTCTCAGAGGTCCACAAGGCCTTCGACCTCAAGGAGCAACGCTATGTCGCATGTAAGGTGCACCAATTAAACAAGGATTGGAAGGAGGATAAGAAAGCTAATTATATCAA ACACGCTTTGCGGGAATACAACATCCACAAGGCGCTGGATCATCCGCGGGTCGTCAAGCTCTACGACGTCTTCGAGATCGATGCGAATTCCTTTTGCACAGTGCTCGAATACTGTGATGGCCACGATCTGGACTTCTATTTGAAGCAACATAAGACTATACCCGAGCGTGAAGCGCGCTCGATAATAATGCAG GTTGTATCTGCACTCAAGTATCTAAATGAGATTAAGCCTCCAGTTATCCACTACGATCTGAAGCCCGGCAACATTCTGCTCACCGAGGGCAATGTCTGCGGCGAGATCAAGATCACCGACTTTGGTCTGTCGAAGGTGATGGACGACGAGAACTACAATCCCGATCACGGCATGGATCTGACCTCCCAGGGAGCCGGCACTTATTG GTATCTGCCACCCGAGTGCTTTGTGGTGGGCAAAAATCCGCCCAAGATCTCCTCCAAGGTGGACGTGTGGAGTGTGGGCGTGATCTTTTACCAGTGTCTGTACGGCAAGAAGCCCTTCGGTCATAACCAATCGCAGGCCACGATTCTCGAGGAGAACACGATCCTGAAGGCCACCGAAGTGCAGTTCTCCAACAAGCCAACCGTTTCCAATGAGGCAAAG AGCTTCATTCGGGGCTGCTTGGCATATCGCAAGGAGGATCGCATGGATGTGTTCGCGCTGGCCAGGCACGAGTACATCCAGCCGCCGATACCGAAGCACGGCCGAGGCTCGCtcaaccagcagcagcaggcgcagcaacagcagcagcaacaacagcagcagcagcagcaacagtcgtCGACGTCGCAGGCCAATTCCACCGGCCAGACTTCGTTCTCTGCCCACATGTTTGGCAATATGAATCAGTCGAGTTCGTCCTAG